One Zerene cesonia ecotype Mississippi chromosome 25, Zerene_cesonia_1.1, whole genome shotgun sequence DNA window includes the following coding sequences:
- the LOC119836627 gene encoding ELAV-like protein 4, producing MSKGDTEQQNGSGEESKTNLIINYLPQSMTQEEIRSLFSSIGEVESCKLIRNKGAAFPDALNHALHGGGQSLGYAFVNYHRPEDAEKAIATLNGLRLQNKTIKVSYARPSSEAIKGANLYVSGLPKTMTQSELERLFSPYGRIITSRILCENSGGRPFTGGEQGLSKGVGFIRFDQRVEAERAIQELNGTVPKGASEPITVKFANNPSNNGKALAPLAAYLPAALRFPAPLGRFSSGKSLLAINKGLQTALPQ from the coding sequence ATGTCGAAGGGCGACACCGAACAGCAGAATGGCTCCGGCGAGGAGTCCAAGACTAACCTGATCATCAACTATCTACCCCAGAGCATGACGCAGGAGGAAATCAGGAGTCTCTTCTCCAGTATAGGCGAAGTGGAGTCGTGCAAGCTGATAAGGAACAAGGGGGCGGCGTTCCCGGACGCGCTCAACCACGCGCTGCACGGCGGCGGACAGAGCCTCGGCTACGCTTTCGTCAACTACCACCGCCCGGAAGATGCGGAGAAAGCGATTGCCACCCTCAACGGCCTCCGCCTGCAGAACAAGACTATCAAGGTATCGTACGCTAGACCCAGCAGCGAGGCCATCAAAGGCGCCAACCTCTACGTATCAGGGCTGCCAAAGACAATGACACAATCAGAATTGGAGCGGCTATTCAGCCCATACGGCCGCATCATAACTTCAAGGATACTCTGCGAGAATTCTGGCGGGAGACCGTTCACTGGAGGAGAACAAGGCTTATCTAAGGGCGTGGGATTCATCAGATTCGACCAGCGCGTAGAAGCCGAGAGAGCTATTCAGGAACTGAACGGAACAGTGCCCAAAGGAGCATCAGAACCGATCACAGTGAAGTTCGCAAATAACCCAAGTAACAACGGCAAGGCGCTCGCACCGCTGGCCGCGTACCTGCCGGCCGCGCTGCGCTTCCCTGCCCCGCTCGGCCGCTTCAGCTCAGGCAAGTCCCTACTCGCTATAAACAAAGGCCTCCA